A single region of the Verrucomicrobiota bacterium genome encodes:
- a CDS encoding glycosyltransferase family 4 protein, with translation MNPSKTLSLLCVVEDPAISPSSRLRIFQHLDALKAAGITVEVMLQPKRRESWGELLRKARTVDAVLWQKVLMSQWNVLRLRRAAKRLLFDLDDAVWMGKKNHVPYRSGKQARRFGFLMHFLDGAICGSPYLEQKIKSSAPKLETQLIPTSVPEFPSRDHRETGNTPVVVWVGMGANVAQVEAMETELLAAHAVHPFLLRIVSNRPPLFRQFTSWEFIEWSEKSEYDAIASADLGIMPLADDGFTRGKCAYKALQYMACGLPVVASDVGVNREWIEATGSGLVVKPGGWASALAQLLSDSALRKKTGEFGRKTVQERFTHEKVGTQLAAFLCELISSQG, from the coding sequence ATGAATCCCTCCAAAACTCTCTCCTTACTCTGCGTGGTGGAGGATCCGGCGATCAGTCCGAGTAGCAGGCTGAGGATCTTTCAACATCTGGATGCTCTCAAAGCCGCCGGAATCACAGTTGAAGTAATGCTTCAGCCCAAACGGAGGGAATCGTGGGGAGAACTTCTGAGAAAAGCCCGCACCGTGGATGCCGTGCTCTGGCAGAAGGTTCTGATGAGTCAGTGGAACGTGCTGAGACTCAGACGGGCAGCAAAGCGACTGCTCTTTGATCTCGATGATGCGGTCTGGATGGGAAAGAAAAACCATGTTCCCTACCGAAGCGGCAAGCAGGCAAGGCGCTTCGGGTTCTTGATGCACTTCCTGGATGGGGCCATCTGCGGAAGCCCCTATTTGGAGCAGAAAATCAAAAGCAGCGCACCGAAGCTTGAGACGCAATTGATTCCGACAAGCGTTCCCGAGTTTCCCTCCAGGGATCATCGGGAAACGGGAAACACTCCTGTGGTGGTCTGGGTTGGCATGGGGGCGAACGTTGCCCAAGTCGAGGCGATGGAGACTGAACTTCTGGCAGCTCATGCGGTGCATCCTTTCCTGCTTCGGATCGTCAGCAACCGCCCTCCGTTATTTCGTCAGTTTACTTCTTGGGAATTTATCGAGTGGAGCGAAAAGTCCGAATACGACGCCATTGCCTCGGCTGATCTCGGCATCATGCCTCTGGCGGATGACGGATTCACGCGTGGCAAATGCGCCTACAAAGCGCTCCAATACATGGCATGCGGACTTCCTGTGGTGGCGAGCGATGTCGGTGTGAACCGCGAGTGGATAGAAGCGACCGGCTCTGGGCTCGTGGTGAAGCCAGGCGGCTGGGCCTCCGCATTAGCTCAACTTCTTTCAGACTCCGCCCTACGAAAGAAAACAGGGGAATTCGGCCGGAAAACTGTCCAAGAGCGTTTCACACACGAAAAGGTGGGTACTCAGCTTGCCGCCTTTCTTTGTGAATTGATAAGTTCACAGGGATGA
- the proS gene encoding proline--tRNA ligase, whose amino-acid sequence MSKGIENAISPRREEDFPEWYQQVVRSAEMAENSEVRGCMVIRPWGYALWERMQGALDAMFKATGHKNAYFPLFIPLSHLQKEAEHVEGFAKECAVVTHHRLELKDGKLVPAGELTEPLVVRPTSETIIGATYAKWVKSYRDLPILLNQWANVVRWELRPRLFLRTAEFLWQEGHTAHETEVEAIEETEKMLGVYDTFAREWLAIPVIRGEKSESERFPGAVRTYCIEAMVQDRKAIQAGTSHFLGQNFAKASGIKFLSRNNTEELAWTTSWGVSTRLIGTLLMVHGDDDGAVLPPRIAGTQIIIIPITPKEETRAAVLAKAEEIASTLRSTTYAGEPLRIEIDSRDIGGGTKTWDWIKKGVPLRIEIGPRDLESGSAAVARRDKGPKEKEFLPSDTLAARLPEILGEIQQGLLDRAMAFRKEHTKKIDTKEEFYAFFTPKNQEKPEIHGGFALTHWNGSAEVEAKIKEELKVTIRCIPEANGDEFTNEPGICPFTGEPSGRRVIFGKAY is encoded by the coding sequence ATGAGCAAAGGCATTGAAAACGCTATTTCCCCGCGTCGCGAAGAGGATTTCCCCGAGTGGTACCAACAGGTCGTCCGGAGTGCGGAGATGGCCGAGAATTCTGAGGTACGCGGCTGCATGGTAATCCGTCCTTGGGGTTACGCTCTCTGGGAGCGGATGCAGGGGGCGCTCGACGCTATGTTCAAGGCGACAGGCCACAAGAACGCCTACTTCCCGCTCTTCATTCCCCTGAGCCACCTGCAGAAGGAGGCAGAGCATGTCGAGGGATTCGCTAAGGAATGCGCAGTGGTCACCCACCACCGTCTCGAACTCAAGGACGGGAAACTCGTGCCCGCCGGTGAGCTCACCGAGCCGCTGGTCGTCCGCCCGACTTCCGAGACCATCATCGGCGCAACATATGCCAAGTGGGTAAAGTCCTACCGCGATCTTCCCATCCTGCTGAATCAATGGGCGAACGTCGTCCGATGGGAACTGCGTCCCCGTCTTTTCCTCCGCACTGCCGAGTTCCTCTGGCAGGAAGGGCACACGGCTCATGAGACCGAAGTCGAAGCGATCGAGGAGACGGAGAAGATGCTCGGTGTCTACGATACCTTCGCTCGAGAATGGCTGGCGATTCCCGTGATTAGGGGTGAGAAGTCGGAGAGTGAACGCTTTCCCGGTGCTGTCCGCACCTACTGCATCGAGGCGATGGTCCAGGACCGCAAGGCGATCCAGGCAGGCACCTCCCATTTCCTGGGCCAGAATTTTGCCAAGGCCTCAGGCATCAAGTTTCTCTCACGTAACAATACCGAGGAGCTTGCCTGGACAACGAGCTGGGGCGTCAGCACTCGCCTGATCGGAACGCTGCTCATGGTTCACGGCGACGATGACGGTGCCGTTCTGCCTCCCCGCATCGCTGGCACCCAGATCATCATCATCCCGATCACGCCTAAGGAGGAGACCCGCGCCGCCGTACTCGCCAAGGCCGAAGAGATCGCCTCCACACTCCGTTCCACGACCTATGCGGGTGAGCCGCTCCGCATCGAGATCGACAGCCGCGACATCGGTGGCGGCACCAAGACCTGGGATTGGATTAAGAAGGGTGTTCCTCTCCGCATCGAGATAGGCCCGCGCGATCTTGAGTCTGGTAGTGCCGCTGTCGCCCGACGGGACAAGGGACCCAAGGAGAAGGAATTCCTTCCCTCCGATACGCTTGCCGCACGCCTGCCGGAGATTCTTGGAGAGATCCAACAGGGGCTTCTGGATCGGGCAATGGCTTTCCGCAAGGAGCACACCAAGAAGATCGACACCAAGGAGGAGTTCTATGCGTTCTTCACCCCGAAGAATCAGGAGAAGCCCGAGATCCACGGTGGATTCGCCCTGACCCATTGGAATGGCAGCGCCGAAGTGGAGGCTAAGATCAAGGAAGAGCTGAAGGTAACGATCCGCTGCATCCCTGAAGCCAATGGGGATGAGTTCACCAATGAACCGGGCATCTGTCCCTTTACTGGAGAGCCAAGCGGTCGCAGGGTCATCTTTGGCAAGGCCTACTGA
- a CDS encoding PTS sugar transporter subunit IIA, giving the protein MKALLNALQEGRLVELPDNIKNDALEFLGTLLEAIPEIADEGGITEKAFSREKQHNTGIGRGWACPHATSDHDGELLCAVGWSPQGIDYGSSDNVRVHLVVMYYVPDAQRNSYLKEISQLAKAIHQNEDLQKLQELEELSEVRHALLDAITHAIESVTPEARARMIQLEVRHAEAAAVAEETADILTLDPIARSIRPLAILIVPGSKPVVLSQDKTLVESLENSATLADELAKGAHAVVGDINVVLRSSEHFAGERVLHECVAFRGSAKNS; this is encoded by the coding sequence ATGAAAGCACTGCTAAACGCACTCCAGGAAGGCCGTCTTGTCGAACTTCCCGACAACATCAAGAACGATGCTCTGGAGTTTCTCGGCACCTTGCTCGAGGCCATTCCTGAGATCGCCGACGAGGGGGGGATCACTGAGAAGGCCTTTTCCCGTGAGAAGCAGCACAACACCGGCATCGGTAGGGGATGGGCCTGTCCCCACGCCACTTCCGACCACGACGGTGAGTTGCTCTGCGCCGTGGGCTGGAGCCCTCAGGGCATCGATTACGGATCTTCCGATAATGTCCGCGTGCATCTCGTGGTCATGTATTATGTGCCCGACGCCCAGAGGAATTCTTATCTCAAGGAAATCTCCCAGCTAGCCAAGGCGATCCATCAGAACGAGGATTTGCAGAAGCTACAGGAGCTTGAGGAGCTTTCCGAGGTGCGTCATGCACTCCTCGATGCCATCACGCATGCCATCGAGTCGGTGACTCCGGAGGCCCGCGCCAGGATGATCCAGCTCGAGGTGCGCCATGCAGAGGCCGCAGCTGTAGCCGAGGAGACGGCTGATATCCTGACGCTCGACCCGATCGCCCGTTCGATCCGTCCTCTGGCAATTCTTATCGTTCCTGGTTCCAAGCCGGTGGTGCTTTCCCAGGACAAGACATTGGTCGAGTCACTCGAGAATTCAGCAACCCTTGCAGACGAACTCGCCAAGGGGGCTCATGCCGTCGTCGGCGATATCAATGTGGTGTTGAGGTCGAGTGAGCATTTTGCGGGGGAGCGGGTGCTCCATGAGTGCGTCGCCTTCAGGGGTTCCGCTAAGAACTCTTAG
- a CDS encoding NAD-dependent epimerase/dehydratase family protein yields the protein MKIIVTGGAGFIGSHVVRSLVGEGNEVTIIDDFNDFYDPAIKRDNVASFTSFGSPVEVAEIDLRDWEKVWGIFEKVRPDAVIHLAARAGVRPSIADPKLYIDTNITGTFHVLEAARLSGCHKIIFASSSSVYGLGKTVPFREDLPILQTLSPYAATKIAGEQLCGNYVNLHGMRIACLRFFTVYGPGQRPDLAIHSFTDAIENGRPIKQFGDGSTRRDYTYIDDIVQGVLGALSYVDGEGPLFEIFNLGENETTTLAKLIASIEKALGKKAMIERLPEQKGDMPLTAADITKARTLLGYEPHTPIREGIPKFVAWYRELHAKDDANKKGA from the coding sequence ATGAAAATCATTGTCACAGGAGGGGCCGGCTTCATCGGATCCCATGTGGTCCGCAGCCTCGTAGGGGAAGGAAATGAGGTGACGATCATCGATGATTTCAATGATTTCTACGATCCAGCGATCAAGCGGGACAATGTCGCCTCTTTTACCTCCTTCGGCTCTCCCGTGGAAGTTGCTGAGATCGATCTGCGGGACTGGGAAAAGGTCTGGGGCATCTTTGAAAAAGTCCGGCCCGATGCCGTAATCCATCTGGCGGCCCGTGCGGGAGTCCGGCCCTCGATTGCTGATCCGAAGCTCTACATCGATACGAACATCACCGGCACCTTCCATGTGCTGGAGGCGGCTCGTCTCTCCGGTTGCCACAAGATCATCTTTGCCTCCAGTTCTTCGGTCTACGGTCTCGGAAAGACCGTGCCCTTCAGGGAGGATCTGCCGATACTACAAACCCTGTCGCCCTATGCGGCCACCAAGATTGCCGGGGAACAGCTCTGCGGCAACTATGTGAACCTTCACGGGATGAGGATTGCCTGTCTCAGGTTCTTCACGGTTTACGGACCGGGCCAGCGCCCTGATCTGGCGATCCACAGCTTCACCGATGCGATCGAGAATGGCCGTCCGATCAAGCAGTTCGGCGATGGCTCGACTCGGCGCGACTACACCTACATCGACGACATCGTCCAGGGGGTGCTCGGAGCTCTTTCCTATGTAGACGGGGAGGGGCCGCTTTTCGAAATCTTCAATCTCGGGGAAAACGAGACGACGACCCTTGCGAAGCTCATCGCCTCCATTGAGAAGGCCCTCGGTAAGAAGGCTATGATAGAGCGCCTGCCGGAGCAGAAGGGAGACATGCCATTGACTGCTGCCGATATCACTAAGGCCCGCACTCTGCTTGGTTATGAGCCGCACACGCCGATCCGGGAGGGGATTCCCAAGTTCGTGGCCTGGTACCGCGAACTCCACGCCAAGGATGATGCCAATAAGAAGGGTGCCTGA
- the mgtA gene encoding magnesium-translocating P-type ATPase, whose product MTKNLFGKITPASLSKAKKEASESVTDHEKRLLDVCCLQHDAALLAMKSREEGLSETEVETLRDKWGPNDLGHKKKMGFIMEILTRCKNPLVIQLLVIASISLATGDPASATIVGLMVVISVGLSYYQESKSGKAVEALNAMVQTNCHVIRSGREVEISMSEIVPGDIVVLQAGSIIPSDLRLITAKDFFVSQSSLTGESMPIEKHAETPSEPSKAVIEMTNAVFQGSNVVSGTAKAVVVNTGIRTHFGSISEKLGSAPVLTSFDRGIAGFTWLMIRFMLVMVSVVFLIIGLTKHDWSGALMFGLAVSLGMTPEMLPMMVAVNLAKGALAMSKKKVIVKKLHAIQNFGAIDILCTDKTGTLTQDRVILEKYVDVTGRQSEDVLRYAYMNSYYQTGLRNLLDNSVLSHTDLDVDRGCKKVDEIPFDFQRKRMSVVVDYEGDHVLICKGAVEDIFKSCTHYQVDEEVYMMIDLIKNDLLEEFESLSRDGYRVLGIAYREFPQDKGIFSIADESDLVLLGYIAFLDPPKESASKAIASLAGHGVVTKILTGDNALVTRKICKDVHLDAGEIITGDMIVGMDEDQLGDLAEKTSVFARLSPAQKESIIVALQKKGHVVGYMGDGINDALSMRVADVGISVDSAVDVAKESADIILLERSLMVLEDGILEGRKVFANIIKYIRMGASSNFGNMLSMVGSSYFLSFLPMLPVQVLVNNLLYDFSQIGIPYDNVDAEFLQKPRKWNIGNIQKFMMYVGPTSSLFDYTTFAVMLWFFKCSNLNLAAPADLLHRFSGGPGVANDDTYAASLFHTGWFVESIITQTLIVHVIRTRKIPFIQSIASPALILTTVLIMLIGSSIPYIPFVATYLHMVPLPPIYWAFIAATILCYVTLTHTVNAWFARKFGID is encoded by the coding sequence ATGACTAAGAATCTCTTTGGAAAAATCACTCCGGCTAGCCTCTCCAAGGCTAAGAAGGAAGCTTCCGAGTCGGTGACCGATCACGAGAAGCGTCTGCTGGATGTCTGCTGTCTGCAACATGACGCCGCCCTCCTTGCCATGAAGAGCCGCGAGGAAGGTCTTTCAGAGACGGAGGTCGAGACTCTCCGTGACAAGTGGGGGCCGAACGACCTGGGTCATAAAAAGAAGATGGGCTTCATCATGGAGATCCTGACCCGGTGCAAAAATCCGCTGGTGATCCAGTTACTGGTGATCGCTTCCATTTCCCTGGCCACTGGCGATCCGGCATCCGCCACGATCGTGGGGCTGATGGTCGTGATTTCGGTCGGGCTCTCCTATTATCAGGAGAGCAAGTCCGGTAAGGCCGTAGAGGCGCTCAACGCCATGGTCCAGACCAACTGCCATGTCATCCGCAGCGGCCGTGAAGTGGAGATCTCCATGTCGGAGATCGTCCCGGGAGACATCGTGGTTCTTCAGGCCGGATCCATCATCCCTTCGGATCTCCGGTTGATCACGGCCAAGGACTTCTTTGTCAGTCAATCCTCGCTGACCGGTGAGTCCATGCCGATCGAGAAGCATGCCGAGACCCCGTCCGAACCATCCAAGGCGGTCATTGAGATGACGAATGCCGTCTTCCAGGGCAGCAACGTGGTCAGCGGAACAGCCAAAGCTGTGGTGGTGAATACCGGCATCCGCACCCACTTCGGTTCCATCTCCGAGAAGCTGGGCAGCGCTCCCGTACTGACCAGCTTCGATCGAGGCATCGCTGGGTTCACCTGGCTCATGATCCGCTTCATGCTGGTGATGGTCAGCGTGGTTTTCCTGATCATCGGACTTACCAAGCATGATTGGTCCGGGGCCCTGATGTTCGGTCTGGCCGTGTCGCTCGGCATGACCCCCGAGATGCTGCCCATGATGGTGGCGGTGAACCTCGCCAAGGGTGCCCTCGCCATGTCCAAGAAGAAGGTGATCGTGAAGAAGCTCCACGCAATCCAGAACTTCGGGGCGATCGACATCCTCTGTACGGACAAGACGGGGACACTTACCCAGGACCGTGTCATCCTGGAGAAGTACGTCGATGTTACGGGGCGCCAGAGCGAGGACGTCCTCCGCTACGCCTACATGAACAGCTACTACCAGACGGGTCTGCGTAACCTGCTGGATAACTCCGTCCTCTCCCACACCGACCTGGATGTGGATCGCGGCTGCAAGAAGGTCGACGAGATCCCCTTTGACTTCCAGCGCAAGCGCATGTCCGTGGTGGTCGATTACGAGGGAGACCACGTCCTTATCTGCAAAGGGGCCGTGGAGGATATCTTCAAGTCCTGCACCCACTATCAAGTTGACGAAGAGGTCTACATGATGATCGATCTGATAAAGAACGACCTGCTGGAGGAATTCGAGTCACTCAGCCGCGACGGCTACCGAGTGCTCGGCATTGCCTACCGCGAGTTCCCCCAGGACAAGGGGATCTTCTCGATCGCCGACGAGAGCGACCTGGTCCTGCTCGGTTACATTGCCTTCTTGGATCCTCCGAAGGAGTCCGCCTCGAAGGCCATCGCCTCACTGGCAGGCCACGGAGTCGTTACCAAGATCCTCACCGGGGACAATGCCCTGGTCACCCGCAAGATCTGCAAGGATGTCCATCTCGACGCCGGGGAGATCATCACCGGCGACATGATCGTCGGCATGGACGAGGACCAGCTAGGGGATCTCGCAGAGAAGACCAGCGTCTTCGCCCGCCTCTCGCCGGCCCAGAAGGAGAGCATCATCGTCGCCCTTCAGAAGAAGGGACATGTCGTCGGCTACATGGGGGACGGGATCAATGACGCGCTCTCCATGCGCGTCGCCGATGTCGGCATCTCGGTCGACAGCGCTGTCGATGTCGCTAAGGAATCGGCTGACATCATCCTGCTCGAGCGCAGCCTTATGGTCCTCGAGGATGGCATCCTCGAAGGTCGCAAGGTCTTCGCGAACATCATCAAGTACATCCGCATGGGGGCCAGTTCCAACTTCGGCAACATGTTAAGCATGGTCGGCAGCAGCTACTTCCTCAGTTTCCTGCCGATGCTCCCCGTCCAGGTGCTGGTGAACAACCTCCTCTATGACTTCTCCCAGATCGGCATCCCCTACGACAACGTGGATGCCGAGTTCCTTCAGAAGCCCAGGAAATGGAACATCGGGAACATCCAGAAGTTCATGATGTATGTCGGGCCGACCAGTTCGCTCTTCGATTATACGACATTCGCCGTGATGCTCTGGTTCTTCAAGTGCAGCAATCTCAATCTTGCAGCTCCCGCCGACTTGCTTCACCGCTTCTCCGGAGGGCCCGGGGTCGCCAACGACGACACTTATGCAGCCTCGCTCTTCCACACCGGATGGTTCGTGGAGTCGATCATCACCCAGACTCTGATCGTCCATGTCATCCGCACGCGGAAGATTCCCTTCATCCAGAGTATTGCTAGCCCGGCCCTCATCCTTACCACAGTGCTCATCATGTTGATCGGCTCGTCCATCCCGTACATCCCGTTCGTGGCGACCTACCTTCACATGGTGCCGCTTCCGCCGATCTACTGGGCCTTCATTGCCGCCACGATTCTCTGCTACGTAACGCTCACCCACACGGTGAACGCATGGTTTGCCAGAAAGTTCGGTATTGATTAA
- a CDS encoding GxxExxY protein gives MEHSFITESVLECSFEVSNELGIGFLESVYENALSVALKPRGLRVTQQAPLSVSFRGENVGRFQIDLLVENQVIVELKSSKALVPEHQMQVLNYLRASGLPVALLINFGTLRLEYRRFENRFLKIPSLSSPLSL, from the coding sequence ATGGAACATTCATTCATCACAGAATCTGTTCTAGAATGCAGCTTTGAGGTTTCGAATGAATTGGGAATTGGCTTCCTCGAAAGCGTTTACGAGAACGCTTTATCTGTTGCCCTCAAGCCGCGTGGACTAAGAGTTACCCAACAGGCCCCACTTTCCGTTTCCTTCCGTGGGGAAAATGTCGGCCGATTCCAGATTGATCTGCTCGTGGAAAATCAGGTCATCGTTGAACTGAAATCTTCCAAGGCTCTAGTGCCTGAACATCAAATGCAGGTATTGAATTATCTCAGGGCATCGGGATTACCCGTTGCTCTCCTGATTAATTTTGGAACCCTCAGATTGGAATACAGACGCTTTGAAAATCGCTTTCTTAAAATCCCATCCCTTTCATCTCCTTTATCCCTGTGA
- the alr gene encoding alanine racemase: protein MSLPMRTWVEVDHAALKHNLKAVRKMAGKAGIMAVVKANGYGHGLNEVAATFSSGIEVFAVASLGEAIQLRDTEKKKPILLLSAALPMEYPEIGRHGFIPTISSLEEAVLYAASAKKRALIHFKIDTGMGRLGAHPEQAFAILREIRKLTLSLHSISTHLPSADSNQKLTKKQLKKFESLLSYLREFTPNVPVHVLNSAGSMLFPEHAQDLVRVGLALYGVSPVPKFQKLLKPALSWKASVTYLRDLPKGHGISYGSTYTTPRAMKVAVLPVGYADGYPRHLSGKNAAVLIKGKHCPVLGRVTMDQIMVDVSAVKGIKVGNEAVLVGKQGNEEITATEVAQKADTIPWHIFCGITGRVAYIYRG, encoded by the coding sequence ATGTCCCTTCCAATGCGCACCTGGGTCGAGGTCGATCATGCGGCCCTCAAGCATAATCTCAAAGCCGTCCGGAAGATGGCCGGGAAAGCCGGGATCATGGCCGTTGTGAAGGCCAACGGCTACGGGCATGGCCTGAACGAAGTGGCCGCCACCTTCAGCTCCGGCATCGAGGTGTTTGCCGTAGCTTCACTCGGAGAGGCCATCCAGCTTCGCGACACGGAGAAGAAGAAGCCTATTCTGCTCCTGAGCGCCGCCCTCCCTATGGAGTATCCCGAGATCGGCCGTCACGGATTCATCCCCACCATCTCCTCTTTGGAAGAGGCAGTTCTCTATGCTGCTTCGGCCAAGAAGAGGGCTCTCATCCATTTCAAGATCGATACCGGCATGGGGCGCCTCGGAGCCCATCCCGAGCAGGCCTTTGCGATCCTGCGTGAGATTCGGAAACTGACGCTCTCACTACACAGCATCTCGACTCATCTCCCCTCGGCCGACAGTAATCAAAAACTTACCAAAAAACAGCTCAAGAAATTTGAAAGCCTCCTCTCTTATCTGCGCGAGTTTACCCCCAATGTGCCGGTTCATGTGCTGAATTCCGCAGGCAGCATGCTCTTCCCTGAGCATGCCCAGGATCTGGTGCGCGTCGGACTGGCTCTTTACGGAGTCTCTCCGGTGCCGAAGTTCCAGAAACTACTAAAGCCCGCATTGAGTTGGAAAGCCTCCGTCACCTACCTTCGCGATCTTCCAAAAGGTCATGGGATCAGCTACGGCAGCACCTACACGACGCCTAGGGCCATGAAGGTAGCTGTGCTACCGGTAGGCTATGCAGACGGCTATCCCAGACACCTCTCGGGCAAAAATGCCGCCGTCCTTATCAAAGGAAAGCACTGCCCCGTCCTCGGCCGAGTGACTATGGACCAAATCATGGTTGATGTCTCAGCCGTCAAAGGGATCAAGGTCGGTAACGAGGCCGTCCTAGTCGGTAAACAAGGGAACGAGGAAATCACCGCCACCGAAGTCGCTCAAAAAGCCGACACAATCCCTTGGCACATCTTCTGCGGAATTACGGGAAGGGTGGCCTATATTTACAGGGGTTAA
- a CDS encoding M20 family metallopeptidase gives METLDPVTLLGELIRIQSVNPEGDPGVSDPGEARIAVSLEKLLRELGAEVSLREVLPGRPNVVAHFPSDPSDGKNKPRLLLAPHMDTVSVVGMTIDPFSGEVRDGKIWGRGASDTKGPMAAMLSALSRVRSEIPKLSHEIWFAGLVGEESGQHGAKALASEEQFDFVIAGEPTDLKTVHAHKGSLWVTLTAHGKAVHASTPELGENAIYKMTSAIELIRELVIPELSKTEHPLLGRSTLSVGTIRGGSKTNIVPDYCEATLDIRIIPGTDPLQIINLIENIAHGVQIDHLGSTPLFTDPAHPLVLKLSALGATPTGAPWFCDAAVFAAKGIPAVALGPGSIAQAHTADEFISIADLEAGANFFERFLRSLA, from the coding sequence ATGGAGACACTCGATCCGGTCACATTGCTGGGTGAGCTGATCAGGATCCAAAGCGTGAATCCTGAGGGGGATCCCGGCGTGAGTGATCCGGGCGAGGCGAGGATCGCAGTCTCCCTTGAGAAGCTACTCCGAGAACTCGGTGCGGAGGTCAGCCTGCGGGAGGTTCTGCCGGGTCGTCCCAATGTGGTGGCGCATTTCCCGAGTGATCCAAGTGACGGTAAGAACAAGCCACGTCTCTTGCTGGCGCCTCATATGGATACCGTTAGCGTCGTCGGGATGACGATCGATCCCTTCAGCGGCGAAGTCCGCGACGGCAAGATCTGGGGGCGAGGAGCAAGTGACACCAAGGGGCCGATGGCCGCCATGCTCTCTGCCCTATCCCGAGTTCGCTCAGAAATTCCAAAACTGAGTCATGAGATCTGGTTTGCAGGATTGGTCGGTGAGGAGTCTGGTCAGCATGGGGCGAAGGCCCTGGCGAGTGAGGAACAGTTTGATTTCGTGATCGCCGGGGAACCGACCGACCTGAAGACGGTCCATGCCCATAAGGGATCTCTCTGGGTGACCCTCACGGCTCATGGGAAGGCCGTCCATGCCTCGACACCCGAGCTGGGTGAGAATGCGATCTACAAGATGACCTCGGCGATCGAGCTAATCAGAGAACTGGTCATTCCTGAGCTTTCCAAAACCGAGCATCCCCTCCTGGGACGCTCCACGCTGAGCGTCGGAACCATCCGAGGGGGATCCAAGACGAACATTGTGCCTGATTATTGCGAGGCGACTCTCGACATCCGGATCATTCCCGGCACCGATCCTCTCCAAATCATCAATCTCATCGAGAATATCGCTCATGGGGTGCAGATCGATCACCTGGGATCCACGCCGCTCTTTACCGATCCTGCGCATCCTCTCGTCCTGAAACTCTCTGCCCTAGGAGCAACGCCAACAGGTGCCCCCTGGTTCTGTGATGCAGCAGTCTTCGCTGCCAAGGGAATCCCCGCCGTTGCGCTCGGACCAGGCTCCATTGCGCAGGCACACACAGCGGATGAATTCATCTCCATTGCTGATCTGGAAGCTGGGGCTAATTTTTTCGAGCGCTTCCTCCGCTCGCTTGCGTAA